The DNA window CCCACAACAAGATCTAGAGGCCCATGAAAGATATCATAGGCTTTTCTGACAATGTTGAGGATGCCGTTATGGGAACAACCCGTTATGAGGCTCAGATAACTCCCCTCTTCAATGACAAGCGCCAGTTCATCGGAGAAGCTGTCAGGGACAAGTTCACCCTTTGAACATGCAAAGAGTGTTCTGTTACCAGCTGGTTTCTCAAAAAGATCCTCGAAGTCCCGTATTACAGTGAAACCCTGAAAACTCTCAGTTTTGCACAGGAATTTTATCCGGTCGTCATGGATTTCCTCGAGGCCTATGAACCTCCAGTCACCATTAATTGCATAGCGTGGTGTGAATGCCCCCTCCCCCATGAGGACATCTGCAGAGTCATTGATTTCGAGGAAATGTCTGAGCCCACCCCCATGGTCATAGTGGCCGTGTGAGATAATCGCCACATCCACCTCCCTGAGGTCAACGCCCAGTCTTCTGGCATTCTCTGCAAAGAGTCTGCTCTGCCCCATATCAAAGAGTATCCTGATGTCAGACTCGATGTACAGTGAGAGGCCATGCTCCCCCATCAATGGGGCTTTTGCGGTGTCCTCAACAAGGCAGATAATTTTCAGAGGCATCACCATCCAGAAGGTCAAGTATCTCGTCTATCCTTCGCTGCACATCAGCTATGGGGTCCTCTGTATTTATTATGTACCAGCCACTGGCAAGCCTGAGTGCCTTCTCCCTTGTTTTCGTGAGGTCCTCCAGGTTCTCGAACATTTCATGTTCATCCCTCTCCATCAATCTTCTCAGGGACTCCTCAGGGGATACGTCAAGGAAGAACATGTACTCCGTGGTCGGAAGGACCCTTGAGAGCAGGCGGTACAGTATGGATGCCAGGGGCCCTGGGAGGTAGGCCACACCCATGAGGTACCTTGAGAATATCAGGGTGTCAGGGCCTGGATTGGAGCGCCAGTGGTAGAGCCAGAGGGACCTTATGACGTCCAGGGCATAGAAAACCGCGGCCTTGATGTGGTTAACCTTCCCACCCATGAGGAGGGCCTTCTTGGCTCTTCGACCGTAGGGGTTATCCTCCTCAGGGTGGGACCTGAATATTACGCGCTCCCCACGCTCAAGGTACCTCCTTCTTATGAGTTCGGCGTGGGTGTCCTTACCTGCCCCGTCAAGGCCATCAATGACTATGAACCTCAAACAGCCATTCCCCCGAGGATTAGGTAGGCTGCAACTGCCCCGAAGCATGCTGTAAGGTTGTCAAGGCCCCGGGGGGTGAGGGCCTCCAGTACCGTTGATACCAGGGCAATCCCCACTATGACCAGCGGGGCAATATTCTGTGAGTAGTAGATGAGGACGACGGGCAGCGTCACCAGGAGTGTCAGGAACATACCCAGGGAGCCCTCCAGGCTCTTCCTATCCCCCAGTACACTGAAGGTTGTCCTGCCGAACCTCTCACCTATCAGGCTTGCAAGGCCGTCACCATAGGACATGGCGGCTATACCTATACCCGTGACCCAGGGGGCCTTAAAGAACAGGTAGGCCAGCACGGTCCAGGATATGGAGTAGTAGACGAGGCCAAGGCCGTGGCCATAGGAGGAAGCCCGGTGTTTTATCTTCAGTGGGGAGTAGGGGCTTATGAGGAATGTTAGGGGTATGAATGGCGCCGCCGCAAGGAATGTTATAACCAGGCGGCTATCAAAGAGGGGTAATATAAATAGGATGTTACCAACCATTATATGTACAAATTTCCGGCTCAGGTTTGGCCTATCACCGAGGAGCCTCTCAGATACAATCAGTAAAACCGCAACATACAGATATACCATCAGAAGTCCAAGAATGTCACTGCCGCTCATAGGAATTATGGAGTAATTCAAGGTATAAGTGGCTTTTGATTTATCATGATTGATACATGTAAAAGCTGGGAGTAGTTCAAGTCTTTTATATGATAGAGCTGATGGAGGTTTTGGCATGAACCCTTACATTGAAATACTGAGACCCGTAAACGCTGTCATGGCTGTAATAACCGTTATACTCATGGCCCTCATTGCCGGCAGATTTGATGTTGATGTTCTCCTCGCATGCATAGTTGTTTTCACCGCCACAGGCGCAGGTAATGTGATAAATGACTACTTTGACCATGAAATCGACAGAGTTAACAGGCCATCACGTCCCATACCCTCAGGTAGGATCACAAGAGGGGCTGCCGGTACCTATTCTGCCTTACTTTTTGTTTTGGCTTCAGCACTGGGATTCTACCTGGGCCCTCTACCGGGTCTTGTGGCGGCTTCCAGTTCCCTGCTCATGGTATACTATGCCTGGAGCCTCAAGAAGAGGTGCCTTGTTGGCAACATAACCATATCCTTCCTCACAGGGATGAGTTTCGTCTTTGGTGGCATAGTTGTGGGTGAAATCTCTACGTCCATCTACCTTGGAATCTACGCCTTCCTCATGACCATGGCAAGGGAGATCGTCAAGGACATGGAGGACGTGGAGGGGGACCTGGTTGAGGGTGCAACAACACTCCCCATAACACATGGCATGAGGGTTTCAGGGATCCTTGCGGCCGCTTTCATGTTATCCGCAAGCCTCACAAGCCCAAGCCTTTACATTACAGGGATATTCTCAATCCTCTACATCCCTGTCCTTGCTGTTGCAGTGCTTTTCTTCCTGAGGGCCGCCTTCATGATACTCAGAGCACAGGATAGGGAAACAGCATCACGTGTTTCAGGACTCATAAAGGTGGGGATGGCAGTGACTTTCCTGGCATTCGCTGCCGGAAGCGGCACCGTAACAGGCATGGCTGGCATGTTACTTTAGATGTCACAAAAAAGATGCGAATGGGTGAAATTATTCACAAAAAACCTTTAGTGTATGTGAATGGTAGGAAAGGATAGGGTAGGTGAAGGAGTAGATGTTCATCCCCCCAACCTTCATTTAAACTCCTTCAACACCCTAAAACTTTTTCTACATTTAACCCCCCTAACCTGTTCCGGGTGGCCAGCCACCTGGAACCACTTATTCTTATTGAGGCCTACTCACCGCTTTTTATGCCCACAATATCAACCACATCAACCAGTTTCCATACATAGGAACGGTCCATCTCCACAAGGCATGTCAGGGGATCCTCCGGTGAATGACCAAGGGCCTTCAGGATGTTCCTGGATAGACCGTGCTTCTCTATGAGGTCAGCGAACATCCCCTTAACCCTCTTCCTGGTTGAGGGGTCCTTCTCCTCAACTATCTGCCCCTGCAGTGTAACGAAGCGGTAATCTGATAGGTCCTCCTCGTAGTGTTCTATCTCCACTGCGACGTAGGGGTTTTTCTTGAGGAGATCTATTTTCCTGCCGTACCTTGTTGATAGGAAGTAGATGTGTTCCCCATCGAATACATAGAGGAAGGGGGCTATGTATGGATATTCACCGTTGAAGGCTATCCTGCTCATGAAGTTGTCCCTTATGAACTCATCGTACTCCTCCCTGCTCATGAGGGGAATCTTAACTATACCCATACTCACACCTCCACGACGGGGTAACCTGCCCTCAGCCAGGCCCCGATACCCCCAAGTACAGTTGTGGCACTGAAACCATGCCTCTCAAGTATACTGGCGGCTATCGTTGACTTGTAACCTGAGTCGCAGTATATAACCACGTCCTTCTCGGGTATCATGTCAATGTTATCAGGGAGATCCCCCACCCAGATGTGCTCTGAGCCCTCAATGTAGAACCTCTCCCTGTCTGTGATCTTACGCACATCAAGCAGGAAGAGGTCACCCCTGAGTTCTCTGAGCTCATGGACGCTTATGGCACTTATGGCGTTGAACTCGAGTCCAGCCATGTACCAGGAGGGGAATCCCCCTGCAAGGTAACCTGCCATGTTATCATAGCCCAGCCTTATAAGGGACCTTCTCACAGATTCGACGCCACGCCCATCATCCACCACCAGCACAGGGTCGTCGTAGTTGAGGAAGTACCCTGCAAAGGCCGCGAAGCCGTCCTGCCAGATGTTCAGGCTTCCGGGTATGTGGCCAGATGAGAAGCTTGTGGGGTTCCGGACATCAACCACCTGGGCCCCCTCATTCAGGAGTTCCCTGAAGTCAGGGACAGGGAGGGCTTCAAGGTTGGGGTTCTCCACCGGTGCGCCCCTAAGGTTGTTCTCCTCCATTCTCCTGAAGTATGGGGGTGTGTAGAGCCTCTCGGACATCTTGTGCTCAATGAACTCATCCCTTCCCATCTGGAGGTAGGGGTTTGTGAGCCTCTCATACCCCACCGTTGTTGTGTCCATGTCCCTTATATCCGCACCGCAGACCGAACCCGCCCCATGGGCCGGGCAGACCACAACATGGTCCCCCAGGGGCAGTATCTTTTCATGTATACTCTCATGGAGTAAACCAGCGGTTTCAGGGATTTTTTCAGGTCCAAAGAAATCAACACGTCCAGTTTCACCTGCAAATAGCACATCACCCACGAATACCATCAGATAATCATCTGAAACGCTCCGGTCTCTCACAGCCACAGAGATGCTCTCATAGGTGTGGCCAGGTGTCTCCAGGACCTCCAGTTCAAGGTTTCCCAGCCTGAAGGTGTCACCCTCCACAACAGAGGTACCATACCTGAAATCAAGATTCGCCCCGTGGAGTATCTCAGCATCCACATACCGCGCAAGTTCCATGGATCCGATGGTGTAGTCCTCGTTCCTGTGGGTCTCAAATATGTACCTGATGTTCACGCTGTTTTTCTCTGCGAGTTCAAGGTACACATCCACATCCCTTCTTGGATCCACAACAGCAGCCTCACCACCGGATGCAAGAAAATAGGAATTATGGGATATCCCCTCAGACTTTATTATCTCAAATATCATGCACCTCACCGGATAATAATATGTAAACCGGCTTATTTATCATTTTCCAGAGGAGGGGAATACTTCGGAGAAAGGCCCTTGGGAAGTTTAAGCTGGTTTCTGGCGGGTCAGCTCTTCACTCCAGGCCATTAGGGCATGTTCTGGTCCACAGATCACTCCCGCCATGAAAGGTACGCCCATGATAGGATCATCGTGATAACCATAACCGATGCAGTAAGGCCGAGTATCTCAGCAGCACCGAAGATTCTTCCAGCGTAATTAATGGAGAAGGCAAAAAAACAGATGAAAACAAGGCTCACATACCACCCGTATGCCGCCCCCATCACAGCAGGCCCATCTTTAACTGATCTCTGTGGCATGAAGCCAGCTGCCACAAGAAGTCCGCCGACAAGGAACAGTATTGCAGAGACATCGTGGGTCCCGTCCACCACACTGACGGCCGCCAGGATGATCACTGCGAGTCCAGAGACCATGGTTGCAGTGTAAGTATCAACTTCCATCTTCAAATCGGAGCCCCCTTAACATTCAGTTCTTCTAAAGAGGGAAAACAAGGCTCACCAGCACGCCGTCATCACCGCTGATTCTGAGTTCACCATCAAGCTGTGCTGCAAGGTTTCTCATAAGGTCCATGCCAAGGCTACCGCCTGTATCCGTATCAAAGTTGGCTGGAAGACCGGGTCCGTTATCCTCAACCTCCACATGGACCATGCCCTCCCTCAAAAAGAGGCGTATGATGAGGTCGCCCTCTGATTTGAACGCATGCTTCATGGCGTTTGTGACAGCCTCGTTGACTATTAAACCTGCAGGTATGGCCCTGTTTATGTCGAGGTGCACTTTATCTATATCATAGGTTACTGAGATCCTCTTTTCAGGATAATTTGATCTGATCTCAGATACAAGGTCAACTATGTAATCAGAGAATGGAAGGTCAGCCAGGTTCTCTGACTGGTATAGCTTCTCATGTATCATGGCCATGGACTTGACGCGGTTAACACTATCCATGAATACATCAGCCACCATTTCATCATCAATACGATATCTCTGGAGGTTCAGAAGGCTGGATATTATCTGGAGATTATTCTTAACCCTGTGATGTATCTCCCTGAGCATCACCTCCTTCTCCCTCAGCGAATCCCTCAGGGACCTCTCATATTCACGGAGGCGTGTGATATCATGCAGCCTTATAAGCATCGCGTCTTCACTTTCCCATTTAATCTCCGTGACGCTCATCTCCGCTGTTTTCACAGAACCCTCAGGGGACACGATCTTTATCTCCTGAACATCCCCTTTCAGGGGGACTCCAATGGTTTCACCAATCGAGTTCAGGGAGAGGTAGTCCTCTGCAGCGGGATTGAAGTAGAGTATCACCCCCTCAGAGTCAACTATTATGATGGGGTCGGGGCTGCCCTCAACAACACCCATGAAGTTATTCCTTGAGCTTTCAAGTTCCATCTCATACATCCTCTTGGGTGTCACATCCACCGCATACCCACCAACACCCACGCCCCCATCAGGAAGTTCAATGGAAAACTTGGTGACCTCATAGATTCTACCACCAAGAACATCTTCTGAGTGGTATAAACCATTTTCAATGGCCTTCATGTCTGATTCATGGCACTTCCTGGCTGAATCAGCATCCATTATATCATGATCGCGTTTTCCGATGACATCATCCCTCTCCATACCAATGGATTCGCAGAAACTCTGGTTGACAATTATATACCTCAGTTCAGAGTCCTTGAGGAACACTATGCTGGGACTATTGTCTATGAAACTTTCACCGATGTACTCGAGGTTTTCGATGGTCCTGATTAGTTCGCTTTCACGTTCAATGTTCCTCAACCAATTTTCAACTTCAAGGTCCTCGCTAACATCAACGGGAGCATTTTCATGTTCAAGGTGGTAGGGGTTCCACTGAACCCTGGATTTCCACACAATGAACGGGTGGGTCAGGAGCACACCCTTCAGGGTCTCTGCCCTGAAGCACGGCCTGTGGTACTGGCACAGGGCTATGCATTCATTTTCACTGAAGAAATCTTTCAGAAGGGCCTCATATTCCATGATACGTTCACTTCCCTCCACGTCCCTCAGAATCCAGGTAGCCTCACCGGTGACACGGAGACCATGGAAACCATCAGCAATGGCCCTCTGAACCTCTGATTCAAGCAAACTTATCATTTCTTCAGGTTCAAAAACGCCTGATGGAGCGTAGACACTCCTATCCTTTATGATAAGCTGTCCACTGGCCTCCAGTGAGGGGGTATCCGGTATTGAATTCATCAGGACCCTTCTCACATCATCGGTGCTGTGTTCGTCACTTATGTAGATGCACCTCTCACCAGCCTTAACTCCGTGCATGATGAATGGAATGACCGCATCAAGCCATTCCTCTTCATCCTCATAGATGAGGCAGAGATGATCCCCCCTCTTCATATCCCCCATCATGGAATTCAGGTCGGGAAGTTTAAGCCTTGAAAGCCATCTGGCCCTGTATTCATCAAGATTCAAGTGAACACATCCTACTTCAGGTTTTCACTTAAATGGGGGTAGCCAAGGAATTCCATCAGCGCATTTCTGTCTGAAAGGTCACCGATGACCCTCCTCACAGGTCCGGGTTTCAGTCTCTCAAGGGTGGGGATGGCTATAACACCATTTTCACGTGCAAGGCTTGGCTTTTCACCGACATCTATAACCTCCACCACCGCCTCATCACCAACAAGAGACCGGATGTTCATGAGGGCAGCATCAGATAGCTGGTTGTCACCTAACACATAGAGCCTCAGGTGAAGTTTCACCATGATCCCCCCTTAAGGAGAATACCCCTTTCAGTGAATCTCAGCTCTGCGATGCTACTTGAATGGTTCATCCCCCTGCTCTTGAGTATACGGAGGAGCCTCTTGTAGTCACCGTTGGTCCTCACATGCTCCAGGACAATCCATGTATCGATCAGTGAGGAGATCTCAAGTTCAGTCTTGGTTGCGGTGGCAGGTGACCTTATGAGGTATGTGAAGAGTGAGGTCACACCCCGTGACTTCAGGAAATCCGTGAACCTTATGAAGAGGTTCTTTGCATTGCTGGCCCTGTGGGAGGGGCCACCTGCAGCTGCAAGGCCAGTCACAGGGTCCACAAGTACAGTATCCGGTTTGAAGTCCAGTACAAGGTCCTGCATCTCGGTCAGGTGGGATTCAAGTCCCAGGGATGTGGGCCTATCAGCGTGTATCATGAGGCCCTCACCAATATAGTCCTTGAGGTGGATACCCACAGATTCCATGTTCCTGATGACCTGATCTGAGGGTTCCTCATTGGCAAAGTAGAGGCAGCGTTCACCACGACGGCATGCCTCATATGCAAACTTTGAAAGCAGGGTGGTCTTACCTGCCCCCGTGGTACCGGATATCAGCACACTTGAACCCCTATATATACCCCCACCCAGCATATCGTCAAGGTCAGGTATGCCTGTTGATATGACTTCCCGGCTGACACTGTAATCAAGTTTGAGGGATGTTATAGGGAAGATGGAGATTCCCCTCTCATTGATGAGGAAGGGGTACCTGTTGAGGCCGTGAACTGAACCACGGTACTTGACTATTCTCATGTGCCTTGTTCCAATCTCCCCATCGAAGGTGTGGGTGAGGTGTATGACACAGTCAGAGATGTAATCCTCGAGTCCATGGGTCGGTTTGCCCCCGAGTCCCCGGCGGTGAATACGCTTGTAACCCCCATCCCCTTCAGCCAGGATATGAGATGGCGTAGTTCCATGTGGATGGGCCCCATATCTGATGCACCATCAAAGAGACTGTCAACCTTATCAAGGACAACCCTCCTGGCACCGATGGTTTTAACAGCATCCTCAATCCTTATCTTAAGGGCATCCAGGCTGTAAGACCCTATACTGGGGTCAAGTGCCCCTGAAACATCCTCAATAAAGATTTTTCCATCTTTCATCAGTTTTTCAAGGAGCCTCTCATCTGACTGAAAGTTCTCAACTATATTATCCGCCGGTTCATCAAAGCTCACAAGGACACCTGGCTCGCCATAATAGAATGCCCCGTTCAGAAGGAACTCAACTGCAATGAATGTCTTACCGGTACCAGGGCCCCCGTAGATGAGGGTGTTCCGCCCCTCGGGGAAACCACCCCCTGTTACCATGTCAAGACCCTTTATGCCGGTAGGTGACTTTTCAATGGACCTGAACCTCAATCAACCACCCCACACCTGAGGAATGTTCTCTGAAACCATGATGGAATCTCAACACCAGATTTCCATTTAATATTATATTAATCACGGAAGGCATAAAATACTTGTGATAATCAGAACATGGATCAGCTGAAGGGGTTTCTATGGGTAACATAATCGAGACAGAGGGTATAAGCAAGAGATATGATGATTTCCTGGCGGTCAATTCCGTTGATCTGGAGGTCCCTGAAAACTCCATTTACGGGGTCCTGGGACCCAACGGTGCAGGTAAAACCACACTGATATCAATGCTCTGCACCATACTCCACCCAACATCAGGTAGGGGCATGGTAAACGGCTACGACATTGTGAGGGAGGCAAGGAAGGTGAGGGAGTCCATAGGCATAGTCTTCCAGTCAAGGGCCCTGGACGACATACTCACAGGAAGGGAGCACCTTGAAATGCACGCCGCCCTCTATGGGGTCCCCAGGGATATAAGGGAGAGGAGGATAGATGAGGTCCTTGAACTCATAGCCCTGGGTGATAAGGCCGATGAGTATGTTAAGACATACTCTGGTGGTATGAAGAGGCGCCTCGAGATAGGCCGCGGCCTGATACACCACTCCAGGGTCCTCTTCCTTGACGAGCCAACCCTTGGTCTCGACCCCCAGACAAGGGAGAGCATCTGGAGGTACATAGAGAGGCTCAACAGGGAGGAGGATGTTACGGTGCTCCTGACCACCCACTACATGGAGGAGGCAGATAAACTCTGCGATGAGGTGGCCATAATGAGCCGTGGGGAGATAATAAAGGCTGACAGCCCCTCAAACCTCAAGAGGGAACTTGGGGCAGACACCATAACGGTCAGGGTTGACAGGGCGGAGGAATTCCATGAAATCCTGGCTAAACAGGAATACGTTAAGAAGACCTACCTGGTGGATGACGAGGTCAAGGTGCTGGTTGAGAGGGGCGAAAACCTGGTTCCCGAGATCGTTAACCTTGCAGCGAGGACTGGATTCTACGTGAGGTCAGTGGAACTGGAACACCCCACCCTTGAGGACGTGTTCATAAGGTACACCGGTAGGGGTATAAGTGAGGCATGATATGGTAGAAATGGAGGGTGTATACCGGGGTATAGGTGAGGTTTGATACCATGGCGGAACTTGAGGGCATATACACAATATGGCTGCGTGAGATGAAGAGGTTCTTCCGTTACCGTTCAAGGATAGTCACATCGGTCGTAACCCCCCTCCTCTGGCTCATAATATTCGGTACAGGCCTGGGGGCTGCTGTGAGGTTCGGTGGAGTGGCTGGGGGCTACAGGGCCTTCATCTATCCGGATATAATAGGTCAGACAATACTCTTCACAAGCATATTCTCGGGGGTCTCTGTGATCATAGACCGGCAGTACGGGTTCCTGAAGGAGATACTGGTAGCGCCCATATCAAGGCCCTCCATAGTGATCGGAAAGGCTTTGGGGATAAGCACTGCTT is part of the Methanothermobacter sp. K4 genome and encodes:
- a CDS encoding MBL fold metallo-hydrolase, encoding MPLKIICLVEDTAKAPLMGEHGLSLYIESDIRILFDMGQSRLFAENARRLGVDLREVDVAIISHGHYDHGGGLRHFLEINDSADVLMGEGAFTPRYAINGDWRFIGLEEIHDDRIKFLCKTESFQGFTVIRDFEDLFEKPAGNRTLFACSKGELVPDSFSDELALVIEEGSYLSLITGCSHNGILNIVRKAYDIFHGPLDLVVGGFHLEGSSEGVASRLGEFIRGPVYTGHCTSEEARLGLAEGLVNVNPLQTGTEIIA
- a CDS encoding thymidylate kinase translates to MRFIVIDGLDGAGKDTHAELIRRRYLERGERVIFRSHPEEDNPYGRRAKKALLMGGKVNHIKAAVFYALDVIRSLWLYHWRSNPGPDTLIFSRYLMGVAYLPGPLASILYRLLSRVLPTTEYMFFLDVSPEESLRRLMERDEHEMFENLEDLTKTREKALRLASGWYIINTEDPIADVQRRIDEILDLLDGDASENYLPC
- a CDS encoding diacylglycerol/polyprenol kinase family protein — encoded protein: MSGSDILGLLMVYLYVAVLLIVSERLLGDRPNLSRKFVHIMVGNILFILPLFDSRLVITFLAAAPFIPLTFLISPYSPLKIKHRASSYGHGLGLVYYSISWTVLAYLFFKAPWVTGIGIAAMSYGDGLASLIGERFGRTTFSVLGDRKSLEGSLGMFLTLLVTLPVVLIYYSQNIAPLVIVGIALVSTVLEALTPRGLDNLTACFGAVAAYLILGGMAV
- a CDS encoding UbiA family prenyltransferase; protein product: MNPYIEILRPVNAVMAVITVILMALIAGRFDVDVLLACIVVFTATGAGNVINDYFDHEIDRVNRPSRPIPSGRITRGAAGTYSALLFVLASALGFYLGPLPGLVAASSSLLMVYYAWSLKKRCLVGNITISFLTGMSFVFGGIVVGEISTSIYLGIYAFLMTMAREIVKDMEDVEGDLVEGATTLPITHGMRVSGILAAAFMLSASLTSPSLYITGIFSILYIPVLAVAVLFFLRAAFMILRAQDRETASRVSGLIKVGMAVTFLAFAAGSGTVTGMAGMLL
- a CDS encoding pyridoxamine 5'-phosphate oxidase family protein, with the protein product MGIVKIPLMSREEYDEFIRDNFMSRIAFNGEYPYIAPFLYVFDGEHIYFLSTRYGRKIDLLKKNPYVAVEIEHYEEDLSDYRFVTLQGQIVEEKDPSTRKRVKGMFADLIEKHGLSRNILKALGHSPEDPLTCLVEMDRSYVWKLVDVVDIVGIKSGE
- a CDS encoding rhodanese-like domain-containing protein codes for the protein MIFEIIKSEGISHNSYFLASGGEAAVVDPRRDVDVYLELAEKNSVNIRYIFETHRNEDYTIGSMELARYVDAEILHGANLDFRYGTSVVEGDTFRLGNLELEVLETPGHTYESISVAVRDRSVSDDYLMVFVGDVLFAGETGRVDFFGPEKIPETAGLLHESIHEKILPLGDHVVVCPAHGAGSVCGADIRDMDTTTVGYERLTNPYLQMGRDEFIEHKMSERLYTPPYFRRMEENNLRGAPVENPNLEALPVPDFRELLNEGAQVVDVRNPTSFSSGHIPGSLNIWQDGFAAFAGYFLNYDDPVLVVDDGRGVESVRRSLIRLGYDNMAGYLAGGFPSWYMAGLEFNAISAISVHELRELRGDLFLLDVRKITDRERFYIEGSEHIWVGDLPDNIDMIPEKDVVIYCDSGYKSTIAASILERHGFSATTVLGGIGAWLRAGYPVVEV
- a CDS encoding MEDS domain-containing protein: MNLDEYRARWLSRLKLPDLNSMMGDMKRGDHLCLIYEDEEEWLDAVIPFIMHGVKAGERCIYISDEHSTDDVRRVLMNSIPDTPSLEASGQLIIKDRSVYAPSGVFEPEEMISLLESEVQRAIADGFHGLRVTGEATWILRDVEGSERIMEYEALLKDFFSENECIALCQYHRPCFRAETLKGVLLTHPFIVWKSRVQWNPYHLEHENAPVDVSEDLEVENWLRNIERESELIRTIENLEYIGESFIDNSPSIVFLKDSELRYIIVNQSFCESIGMERDDVIGKRDHDIMDADSARKCHESDMKAIENGLYHSEDVLGGRIYEVTKFSIELPDGGVGVGGYAVDVTPKRMYEMELESSRNNFMGVVEGSPDPIIIVDSEGVILYFNPAAEDYLSLNSIGETIGVPLKGDVQEIKIVSPEGSVKTAEMSVTEIKWESEDAMLIRLHDITRLREYERSLRDSLREKEVMLREIHHRVKNNLQIISSLLNLQRYRIDDEMVADVFMDSVNRVKSMAMIHEKLYQSENLADLPFSDYIVDLVSEIRSNYPEKRISVTYDIDKVHLDINRAIPAGLIVNEAVTNAMKHAFKSEGDLIIRLFLREGMVHVEVEDNGPGLPANFDTDTGGSLGMDLMRNLAAQLDGELRISGDDGVLVSLVFPL
- a CDS encoding circadian clock KaiB family protein; protein product: MVKLHLRLYVLGDNQLSDAALMNIRSLVGDEAVVEVIDVGEKPSLARENGVIAIPTLERLKPGPVRRVIGDLSDRNALMEFLGYPHLSENLK
- a CDS encoding ATPase domain-containing protein, which encodes MHRRGLGGKPTHGLEDYISDCVIHLTHTFDGEIGTRHMRIVKYRGSVHGLNRYPFLINERGISIFPITSLKLDYSVSREVISTGIPDLDDMLGGGIYRGSSVLISGTTGAGKTTLLSKFAYEACRRGERCLYFANEEPSDQVIRNMESVGIHLKDYIGEGLMIHADRPTSLGLESHLTEMQDLVLDFKPDTVLVDPVTGLAAAGGPSHRASNAKNLFIRFTDFLKSRGVTSLFTYLIRSPATATKTELEISSLIDTWIVLEHVRTNGDYKRLLRILKSRGMNHSSSIAELRFTERGILLKGGSW
- a CDS encoding ATPase domain-containing protein — encoded protein: MRFRSIEKSPTGIKGLDMVTGGGFPEGRNTLIYGGPGTGKTFIAVEFLLNGAFYYGEPGVLVSFDEPADNIVENFQSDERLLEKLMKDGKIFIEDVSGALDPSIGSYSLDALKIRIEDAVKTIGARRVVLDKVDSLFDGASDMGPIHMELRHLISWLKGMGVTSVFTAGDSGANRPMDSRITSLTVSYTSPTPSMGRLEQGT
- a CDS encoding ATP-binding cassette domain-containing protein, producing MGNIIETEGISKRYDDFLAVNSVDLEVPENSIYGVLGPNGAGKTTLISMLCTILHPTSGRGMVNGYDIVREARKVRESIGIVFQSRALDDILTGREHLEMHAALYGVPRDIRERRIDEVLELIALGDKADEYVKTYSGGMKRRLEIGRGLIHHSRVLFLDEPTLGLDPQTRESIWRYIERLNREEDVTVLLTTHYMEEADKLCDEVAIMSRGEIIKADSPSNLKRELGADTITVRVDRAEEFHEILAKQEYVKKTYLVDDEVKVLVERGENLVPEIVNLAARTGFYVRSVELEHPTLEDVFIRYTGRGISEA